Proteins encoded together in one Papaver somniferum cultivar HN1 unplaced genomic scaffold, ASM357369v1 unplaced-scaffold_21, whole genome shotgun sequence window:
- the LOC113340031 gene encoding uncharacterized protein LOC113340031 — protein sequence MGNCDGDGMSDGGSWNPTNIVKEDGKESGGGLYGKPIIDIGEEAVDNDKAERRRDHIPGHVDAYAHDDAYAHDDDELLNTSLPYNTPTKKYEEADNDLKSPIGKKRNHDEAEASGCANENSLPKGGRIRKDSKYRQTPYTDYTRKPRCDVQKKVAFVEDEVFLLKKKGLKKAECSKIDLEISPGSDNNSKKHKLISEIKTPDKPAVKINYFEYFRTDDQITLKDVQDVNDYIHQGVDDKADDPFARCDEFKKLLDPNGWLTDYHINGMLHLMRKSNVCAEGKWTTIDTRFVVDFLQNSRLHFVFN from the exons ATGGGGAATTGCGACGGTGACGGAATGTCGGATGGGGGAAGTTGGAATCCAACTAATATAGTCAAAGAGGATGGTAAAGAAAGTGGTGGTGGTTTGTATGGGAAGCCTATTATTGATATTGGTGAAGAAGCTGTGGACAATGATAAAGCGGAAAGACGGCGTGATCACATTCCAGGCCACGTTGATGCTTATGCCCACGATGATGCTTATGCCCACGATGATGATGAACTTCTTAATACATCACTACCATACAATACTCCAACTAAGAAATACGAAGAG GCCGATAACGATTTAAAAAGCCCCATAGGGAAAAAAAGAAATCATGATGAAGCGGAAGCATCCGGCTGTGCTAATGAGAACTCTCTCCCAAAGGGTGGTCGAATAAGGAAGGATAGCAAGTATCGACAGACTCCATATACAGATTATACGAGGAAGCCTAGATGTGACGTTCAGAAGAAGGTTGCTTTTGTGGAAGATGAGGTTTTTCTTCTTAAGAAGAAGGGTTTGAAGAAGGCTGAGTGTAGTAAAATTGATTTAGAGATCTCCCCTGGGTCCGATAATAATTCCAAGAAGCATAAGTTAATTAGTGAAATTAAGACCCCTGATAAGCCAGCAGTGAAAATAAATTACTTTGAATATTTCAGAACGGATGATCAAATTACACTGAAGGATGTGCAGGATGTAAACGATTACATCCACCAAGG TGTTGACGACAAGGCAGATGACCCTTTTGCGCGATGTGATGAATTTAAAAAACTACTGGATCCAAATGGGTGGCTAACCGATTAC CATATTAACGGCATGTTGCACCTCATGCGCAAATCAAATGTCTGCGCCGAGGGGAAATGGACAACCATCGACACTCGCTTTGTGGTAGATTTTTTGCAAAATAGTCGCTTACATTTCGTATTCAACTAA